GCCGGGCGTGTTCATCCCGCGACCCGAGACCGAGCGCCTCGTCGAGGCCTGCGTGAGGCTGCTGGCGCCGGGCGACGTGGGGCTGGTCGCCCCCGTGGCGGTGGAGATCGGCTGCGGCAGCGGGATCATCGGCGTCAGCCTGGCCCTGGAGCTGCCGCGCCTGACGGTGCACGCGGTCGACGTGAACCCGGCGGCCGTCGCCCTCACGCGGCAGAACGCCCACACCCTCGGGGCCGACACGCGGCTGCACGTACACGAGGGCAACCGCTTCGAACCCCTGCCCGACCACCTGCGGGGCCACGTCGACCTGCTCGTGAGCAATCCGCCCTACATCCGGCGGGCCGACATCGCCGGCCTGCCCGAGGAGGTGCGGGGCCACGACCCCCACACGGCCCTGGACGGGGGCGAGGACGGGCTCGTGTTCTACCGCGCCCTGGCGGCGGGGCTCGCGCGCTGGCTGCGCCCGGGCGGGCACGTGGCGGTGGAGATCGGCGACGATCAGGGGGCGGACGTGGCGGCCATCTTCGTCGCCTCGGGCTGCGACGAGGTGCAGGTGGCGCCCGACTTCGCCGGTCGCGACCGGGTCGTGACGGCCCGCTGGGGCCGGCCGGCCGGGGGGGACTGAGCGTGGCCGTGAGCGTGAAGCACCGGCTCGAGTACGGCGTCTTCCGGTTCGTCTTCCTGCTGACGCGCCTGCTGCCGCGGCGGGCGCTGCTGGCGGCGGGCCGCGGGCTCGGCGGTTTCGTGTACGGCGTGGTGCGCTTCCGCCGCGGCGTGGTCCTGGGCAACCTGCG
The window above is part of the bacterium genome. Proteins encoded here:
- the prmC gene encoding peptide chain release factor N(5)-glutamine methyltransferase — its product is MTSASDQKTVRELIRVTADYFGGKGVASPKLNAERLLADVLGLTRIELFMQFDRPVLGTELERFRGVVRRRAAGEPLQQILGETEFYSRVFKVAPGVFIPRPETERLVEACVRLLAPGDVGLVAPVAVEIGCGSGIIGVSLALELPRLTVHAVDVNPAAVALTRQNAHTLGADTRLHVHEGNRFEPLPDHLRGHVDLLVSNPPYIRRADIAGLPEEVRGHDPHTALDGGEDGLVFYRALAAGLARWLRPGGHVAVEIGDDQGADVAAIFVASGCDEVQVAPDFAGRDRVVTARWGRPAGGD